The Cynocephalus volans isolate mCynVol1 chromosome 2, mCynVol1.pri, whole genome shotgun sequence genome window below encodes:
- the SPINK9 gene encoding serine protease inhibitor Kazal-type 9, which produces MRTTAFVGLLALALAMMFSIECATQRQQVDCSYYKKLPKGEEIFCSAIYDPICGSDGKTYNNDCLFCTKVKRTDNKLKFVHFGKC; this is translated from the exons ATGAGAACAACAGCTTTTGTCGGGCTCTTGGCTCTGGCACTTGCAATGATGTTCA gtATAGAATGTGCCACACAGAGGCAACAG gtTGATTGCAGTTATTATAAAAAGTTACCAAAAGGAGAAGAGATATTTTGTAGTGCAATATATGACCCAATTTGTGGATCTGATGGGAAAACTTATAACAATGATTGCTTATTTTGTACTAAAGTTAA GAGAACAGACAACAAGCTTAAATTTgtacattttggaaaatgttga
- the SPINK7 gene encoding serine protease inhibitor Kazal-type 7: MKIIGTLLLLCIVTHFCSNSEATSLSLTTVDCSIYKKYPVVAIPCPITYLPVCGSDYITYGNECHLCTESLKSNGKVQFLHEGSC; this comes from the exons ATGAAAATCATTGGGACTCTCCTTCTACTCTGTATAGTGACCCATTTCTGCAGCAATTCAG AAGCCACCAGTCTGTCTTTAACAACG GTGGACTGCAGCATTTATAAGAAGTACCCAGTAGTGGCCATCCCCTGCCCCATCACATACCTGCCAGTTTGTGGTTCTGACTACATCACCTATGGGAATGAATGTCACTTGTGTACCGAGAGCTT GAAAAGTAATGGAAAAGTTCAGTTTCTTCATGAAGGAAGTTGCTAA